A genomic region of Gemmatimonadota bacterium contains the following coding sequences:
- a CDS encoding lipopolysaccharide biosynthesis protein, translating into MFQGLKRLTTHSAIYGLSDVLGRSMAYLLVPVYTHVMPVEEFGYYGLVYTFIALTNVVFLYGMDSAFLRYYVLEEGRKRDTLSTGYLTMLVTSGGLAVIIVLFAARIAPLIAVSASLTSYVQLAAAVLALDALNAIPFARLRGEGRAPLFASLKLMKVMIELGGNCYLVVVLDMGLEGILISNIAGSGIVCLILAGITLRHLSFSWSRETMGRLLKFGLPYVPAGACIIIIETIDRLMLERMAGTETLGIYHAARKLGVGMLIFVTMFRQAWQPFFLETSREENPRPLFARVLTYFLAIAGGVFLALSFLIDDLVRLSIGGYTLIEASYWDGIGVVPILLAAYVLYGIYINLTVGVYLEKKTILLPFITTAAALVCILTNLWLIPAIGMHGAATASATAYAVMVTGLYLAGRKYYPIPYEYIRLLKVIFVCGVLYAVGVLTDSTWPWEVALVAVYPAALAATGFFNAGEAAFARRFLRLRGS; encoded by the coding sequence ATGTTTCAAGGCCTCAAACGACTCACCACCCATTCGGCGATTTACGGGCTCAGCGACGTGCTCGGCAGGTCCATGGCCTATCTGCTGGTACCGGTGTACACCCATGTCATGCCCGTGGAAGAATTCGGCTACTACGGGCTCGTCTATACCTTTATCGCCCTGACGAACGTCGTTTTCCTCTACGGCATGGACTCGGCCTTTCTCAGGTACTACGTACTGGAGGAGGGGCGCAAGCGGGACACGCTGAGCACCGGGTATCTCACCATGCTGGTCACGTCGGGCGGGCTCGCCGTGATCATCGTCCTGTTCGCCGCCAGGATAGCGCCCCTTATCGCCGTCTCCGCTTCCCTGACGTCGTACGTCCAGCTGGCCGCCGCGGTACTGGCGCTGGATGCCTTGAACGCCATTCCCTTCGCGCGGCTCCGGGGAGAGGGCAGGGCTCCGTTGTTCGCCTCCCTCAAGCTGATGAAGGTGATGATCGAACTGGGTGGAAACTGCTATCTCGTCGTCGTGCTCGACATGGGGCTGGAGGGGATTCTGATCAGCAACATCGCGGGATCGGGGATCGTGTGCCTCATCCTGGCAGGCATAACCCTGCGGCACCTGTCTTTCTCCTGGTCTCGCGAAACCATGGGCCGGCTCCTGAAATTCGGCCTGCCCTACGTGCCCGCCGGCGCCTGCATCATCATCATCGAAACCATCGACCGGCTGATGCTCGAACGGATGGCCGGCACGGAAACCCTCGGTATCTACCATGCGGCCCGGAAGCTGGGCGTCGGCATGCTCATATTCGTCACCATGTTCAGGCAGGCCTGGCAGCCTTTCTTCCTGGAGACTTCCAGGGAGGAAAACCCCAGGCCGCTCTTCGCCCGCGTGCTGACCTACTTCCTCGCCATAGCAGGCGGCGTCTTCCTGGCGCTTTCCTTCCTGATCGACGACCTGGTTCGCCTTTCCATCGGAGGCTATACCCTCATCGAGGCGTCGTACTGGGACGGGATCGGCGTGGTGCCGATCCTGCTGGCGGCTTACGTACTGTACGGTATCTACATCAACCTGACCGTGGGCGTCTACCTGGAGAAGAAGACCATCCTGCTCCCCTTCATCACGACCGCCGCCGCCCTGGTATGCATCCTCACGAACCTCTGGCTTATCCCGGCAATCGGCATGCACGGCGCGGCAACGGCCTCGGCGACCGCCTACGCGGTGATGGTAACCGGGTTGTACCTGGCAGGCCGAAAGTACTACCCGATACCCTACGAGTATATACGGCTGCTCAAGGTGATCTTCGTATGCGGGGTGCTGTACGCGGTGGGTGTCCTCACCGACAGCACCTGGCCCTGGGAAGTCGCCCTGGTCGCGGTCTACCCGGCGGCGCTGGCGGCGACCGGATTCTTCAACGCGGGTGAAGCGGCGTTTGCGCGACGATTCCTGCGCCTTCGCGGATCGTGA
- the rlmB gene encoding 23S rRNA (guanosine(2251)-2'-O)-methyltransferase RlmB, which produces MSEIIYGRNPVRTALEAGRSLNRILIADGVSRQDVADILDLARKQGVVFQFTNRRQLDRLTDGRHQGVIATVAGHQYAELADILASARRAESPPFLVLLDGIQDPHNLGAIIRTADAVRADGVVIPRRNAAGLTAAAVKASAGTSAHMPVARVANMNNAMQTLRDEGIWLMGLSADGPSLFNRVDYTVPVALVIGGEGKGLRPLVRRNCDEVVRLPLAGHVESLNASVAAALVLYEVFRQRQIG; this is translated from the coding sequence ATGTCGGAAATCATTTACGGTCGGAATCCGGTCAGGACGGCCCTGGAAGCAGGTCGAAGCCTCAACCGGATCCTTATCGCCGACGGCGTATCGCGTCAGGATGTCGCCGACATCCTGGACCTCGCCCGGAAGCAGGGTGTCGTGTTCCAGTTCACGAACCGGCGCCAGCTGGACCGTTTGACCGATGGCAGGCATCAGGGCGTCATCGCCACGGTGGCCGGACACCAGTACGCCGAACTGGCGGATATCCTGGCATCCGCCCGGCGTGCCGAATCTCCCCCCTTCCTGGTCCTGCTGGACGGCATACAGGATCCTCACAACCTCGGTGCGATCATTCGGACCGCGGATGCCGTCCGTGCCGACGGCGTCGTGATTCCCCGTCGTAACGCGGCGGGCCTGACGGCGGCAGCGGTCAAGGCTTCCGCCGGAACCAGCGCCCACATGCCGGTCGCGCGAGTGGCGAACATGAACAACGCCATGCAGACGCTTCGCGACGAGGGGATCTGGCTCATGGGCCTGTCGGCGGACGGTCCTTCTCTTTTCAACAGGGTGGACTATACCGTACCCGTGGCGCTCGTCATAGGCGGCGAAGGAAAGGGACTGAGGCCCCTGGTCCGGCGCAACTGCGACGAGGTGGTGCGGCTCCCTCTCGCCGGGCACGTGGAATCGCTCAACGCGTCCGTGGCGGCCGCCCTCGTTCTGTACGAGGTCTTTCGCCAGCGACAAATCGGTTGA
- the chrA gene encoding chromate efflux transporter produces MPRDTGIMWELFWRFLALGCVSFGGPAAHMGYFRAVFVERLKWLDEAAYGRLIALSQFLPGPSSSQVGFAIGYQRAGVAGGAAVFLGFTLPSFLLLFLLATAGGTLTDTVYFGGFVKGLKLLAVVVVADAVLGMYSNFCRSRLTGALCILTASALLIAPLMATQFAVLATGALVGWRFLRAPDAPPGGRLRFSWLPLTLFFILLLGLPFLVNLSPSVDLLSRFYQTGSLVFGGGHVVLPLLQQTVGEALSIDRFLLGYAAAQAIPGPMFAMSAFLGAEMMPDQALTGALIAALGIFLPGFLLIVAFHDTWETLAKKPGAAGAVAGVNASVVGLLLAALYQPVFVNAVFSAMDLSLVIIGFFMLRVIHLPILALVAFFAIAGVLAAVPG; encoded by the coding sequence ATGCCGCGGGACACCGGAATCATGTGGGAACTCTTCTGGCGGTTCCTGGCCCTGGGATGTGTCAGTTTCGGCGGTCCCGCCGCCCATATGGGGTACTTCCGTGCCGTTTTCGTGGAGCGGTTGAAGTGGCTGGACGAAGCGGCCTACGGCCGGCTCATCGCCCTGAGCCAGTTCCTTCCCGGACCTTCATCCAGCCAGGTCGGCTTTGCCATCGGATACCAGCGGGCGGGCGTCGCCGGCGGCGCTGCCGTCTTCCTGGGTTTCACGCTGCCGTCTTTCCTTCTGCTGTTCCTGCTCGCGACGGCCGGCGGAACGCTGACGGACACGGTCTATTTCGGCGGATTCGTCAAGGGGTTGAAACTGCTGGCCGTGGTCGTGGTCGCAGACGCCGTCCTGGGCATGTATTCCAACTTTTGCAGGAGCCGGCTCACCGGGGCGCTCTGCATACTGACCGCGTCGGCCCTGTTGATCGCCCCCTTGATGGCGACCCAGTTCGCGGTCCTGGCGACAGGTGCGCTGGTCGGCTGGCGTTTTCTACGCGCGCCAGACGCTCCGCCCGGAGGTAGGCTCCGGTTCTCGTGGCTTCCGCTGACGCTCTTCTTTATCCTCCTCCTCGGCCTGCCGTTTTTGGTAAACCTGTCGCCGTCTGTCGACCTGCTTTCCCGGTTTTACCAGACCGGAAGCCTGGTATTCGGAGGTGGACACGTTGTATTGCCGTTGCTTCAGCAGACGGTGGGCGAGGCGCTTTCCATCGATCGTTTCCTGCTCGGATACGCGGCCGCCCAGGCTATCCCCGGTCCCATGTTCGCCATGTCCGCGTTCCTCGGCGCCGAAATGATGCCGGACCAGGCACTGACCGGGGCACTGATAGCGGCCCTGGGGATTTTCTTACCGGGATTCCTGCTGATCGTGGCCTTTCACGATACCTGGGAGACCCTGGCGAAAAAACCAGGCGCGGCCGGCGCCGTCGCGGGCGTCAACGCATCGGTGGTCGGGCTCCTGCTGGCCGCGCTTTACCAGCCCGTGTTCGTCAACGCGGTTTTTTCAGCCATGGATCTCTCGCTCGTCATCATCGGGTTTTTCATGTTGCGGGTGATTCATTTGCCCATTCTGGCGCTGGTCGCGTTCTTTGCCATTGCGGGGGTGTTGGCAGCCGTCCCGGGTTGA
- a CDS encoding phytanoyl-CoA dioxygenase family protein: MPDYSYPDLKGIGKDYERDGFVIVRNVLPADLVREVDRHIDWLMDRHPELPPESLGHWLIAGDPFWVRFLSDRNLLDVAEALVGPNVAFFAADYICKPPRRGKGVLWHQDGHYWPLEPMEVITIWFAITASLPSNGCVRVIPGSHRSGLHSHSPEKKDNYILNRADPDAFDENQAVDLVLSPGDVSVHHPLLLHGSNPNESDAWRRGGSIQYMPATTKVTREWPCLFLFRGTPVEGINTYRRFPAYETGTHMAFSGCEAWP; encoded by the coding sequence ATGCCCGATTACTCATATCCCGATCTGAAGGGCATCGGGAAAGACTACGAACGGGATGGATTCGTAATCGTCCGAAATGTTCTTCCGGCCGACCTTGTTCGAGAAGTCGACCGGCATATCGACTGGCTGATGGACCGCCATCCCGAACTGCCTCCCGAATCGCTGGGACACTGGCTCATTGCCGGCGATCCCTTCTGGGTCCGTTTCCTCAGCGACCGCAACCTGCTGGACGTGGCGGAAGCCCTGGTCGGTCCGAACGTGGCATTCTTCGCGGCGGACTACATCTGCAAGCCGCCCCGAAGGGGCAAGGGCGTCCTGTGGCATCAGGACGGACACTACTGGCCCCTCGAGCCGATGGAAGTCATCACCATCTGGTTCGCCATCACCGCTTCGCTGCCCTCCAACGGTTGTGTTCGCGTGATCCCCGGATCGCACAGATCCGGTCTGCACAGCCACTCACCGGAGAAAAAAGACAACTACATCCTCAACCGGGCCGATCCGGACGCGTTCGACGAAAACCAGGCGGTCGACCTGGTGCTGTCGCCCGGTGACGTCTCGGTCCATCACCCGCTGCTGTTGCATGGTTCCAATCCGAACGAGAGCGACGCGTGGAGGCGGGGCGGCTCGATCCAGTACATGCCCGCGACGACGAAGGTCACGCGGGAATGGCCCTGTCTTTTCCTGTTCCGCGGCACTCCCGTCGAGGGGATCAATACCTACCGGCGGTTTCCCGCGTACGAGACCGGAACGCACATGGCGTTTTCCGGTTGCGAGGCCTGGCCGTAG
- the ppdK gene encoding pyruvate, phosphate dikinase, whose amino-acid sequence MANHVYYFGGGEADGSADLRELLGGKGANLAEMSHLGIPVPAGFTISTEICTYYYGHDRGYPAELEEQIRQAMAQVESVMDAGFGSADNPLLVSVRSGSRSSMPGMMDTILNLGLNDVTVEGLIAQSGDERFAYDSYRRFVQMYGDVVMGVRPSDDEDHDPFEALLERGKARAGVTQDMELGAADLKALVAEFKAEIKARTGADFPDDPREQLWGAIGAVFGSWNNERAVVYRKLNNIPDEWGTAVNVQAMVYGNMGDDCATGVAFSRDPATGERRFYGEYLINAQGEDVVAGIRTPRPIAQLRDEMPDAYDQLVRICDTLESHYKDMQDIEFTIQRGTLWMLQCRVGKRTGFSAITIAVDMVREGLIDEREALRRVEPDQLDQLLRPVFDVEAKRRAENEGHVLARGLNAGPGAAAGKVVFNARDAEAWADGGDPVILVRIETSPEDIRGMNAASGILTARGGMTSHAALVARQMGKVCVAGCGELDIDYATRQMRVGDRVIAEGDYISIDGSTGEVIAGALPTIPSEVLQVLLQQTMPAEDSEVYQRYESLMAWADRTRRLRVRTNADQPDQSATARAFGAEGIGLCRTEHMFFEEDRIDSVREMILADDEAGRRKALARLLPIQRSDFIGIFEVMDGYPVTIRTLDPPLHEFLPHEAGAIEQLAAQTGVSVERFQRKLEDLREANPMLGHRGCRLGIAYPEITEMQARAIFEAASDCRKRGIKAIPEIMIPLVGHINELRLQADVVRRTAREVQDETGVEVDYQIGTMIELPRAALTAHEIAEEAEFFSFGTNDLTQTTFGLSRDDAKFIPDYLHAEIWPEDPFVSIDGSGVGELVRIGVERGRTTRDGMKVGICGEHGGDPASVEFCHGVDLDYVSCSPYRVPIACLAAARAALSD is encoded by the coding sequence ATGGCGAACCATGTATACTACTTTGGCGGCGGCGAGGCGGACGGATCCGCGGACTTGCGGGAGCTTCTGGGCGGCAAGGGCGCCAACCTGGCCGAGATGAGCCACCTCGGGATTCCCGTTCCGGCGGGTTTCACCATATCTACGGAGATATGCACGTATTACTACGGCCACGATCGCGGGTATCCGGCGGAACTCGAGGAGCAGATCCGGCAGGCGATGGCGCAGGTGGAATCCGTCATGGACGCCGGTTTCGGCAGCGCGGACAACCCGCTGCTGGTGTCCGTTCGGTCCGGGTCCCGTTCCTCCATGCCCGGTATGATGGACACGATTCTGAATCTCGGCCTGAACGATGTCACCGTCGAGGGACTGATCGCGCAGTCGGGAGACGAACGCTTCGCCTACGACAGCTACCGGCGATTCGTGCAGATGTACGGCGACGTGGTCATGGGCGTGCGTCCGTCGGACGATGAAGATCACGATCCCTTTGAAGCGCTGCTGGAACGCGGGAAGGCCCGCGCGGGCGTCACGCAGGACATGGAACTCGGGGCCGCCGATCTGAAGGCGCTGGTCGCCGAGTTCAAGGCCGAGATCAAGGCGCGGACGGGCGCCGATTTCCCCGACGATCCCCGCGAGCAGCTCTGGGGCGCTATCGGGGCCGTGTTCGGCTCGTGGAACAACGAACGCGCCGTGGTGTACCGGAAGCTGAACAACATACCGGACGAATGGGGCACGGCCGTCAACGTGCAGGCCATGGTCTACGGCAACATGGGTGACGACTGCGCCACGGGAGTCGCTTTCAGCCGCGATCCGGCGACCGGCGAGAGGCGGTTCTACGGCGAATACCTCATCAACGCCCAGGGCGAGGACGTCGTGGCGGGCATTCGGACGCCCAGGCCCATCGCGCAGCTTCGGGACGAAATGCCGGACGCCTATGATCAACTGGTCCGCATCTGCGATACGCTGGAGTCTCATTACAAGGATATGCAGGATATCGAATTCACTATCCAGCGCGGCACCCTGTGGATGTTGCAGTGCCGTGTCGGGAAGCGTACCGGCTTCTCCGCCATCACCATCGCGGTGGACATGGTCAGGGAAGGGCTGATCGACGAGCGGGAAGCCCTGCGGCGCGTGGAACCCGACCAGCTCGACCAGTTGCTGCGTCCCGTGTTCGACGTGGAGGCAAAGCGCCGGGCCGAGAACGAGGGACACGTCCTCGCACGGGGGCTCAACGCCGGTCCGGGCGCGGCGGCGGGCAAGGTGGTGTTCAATGCCCGCGATGCGGAGGCCTGGGCGGACGGCGGCGATCCGGTCATCCTCGTTCGTATCGAAACCTCACCCGAAGACATACGGGGCATGAACGCCGCATCGGGTATCCTGACCGCCCGGGGCGGCATGACGAGCCACGCCGCGCTGGTCGCCCGCCAGATGGGCAAGGTCTGCGTCGCCGGCTGCGGCGAGCTGGACATCGACTACGCCACGCGGCAGATGCGCGTCGGCGACCGGGTGATCGCCGAAGGAGACTACATCTCCATCGACGGATCTACCGGGGAAGTTATAGCAGGAGCCCTCCCGACCATTCCCTCCGAAGTGTTGCAGGTCCTGTTGCAGCAAACCATGCCGGCCGAGGACTCGGAGGTCTATCAGCGGTATGAAAGCCTGATGGCCTGGGCGGACCGGACCCGCCGGCTGAGGGTGCGGACCAACGCGGATCAGCCCGATCAGTCGGCCACCGCGCGCGCCTTCGGCGCCGAGGGCATCGGCCTGTGCCGGACGGAACACATGTTCTTCGAGGAGGACCGGATCGATTCGGTCCGCGAGATGATCCTGGCCGATGACGAGGCCGGCCGCCGGAAGGCGCTGGCCAGGCTGCTGCCCATTCAAAGAAGCGATTTCATCGGGATTTTCGAGGTCATGGACGGCTATCCGGTCACGATACGCACGCTCGACCCTCCCCTGCACGAGTTTCTGCCCCACGAGGCCGGGGCCATTGAGCAACTCGCGGCGCAGACCGGGGTGTCCGTCGAGCGTTTCCAGCGAAAGCTGGAGGACCTGAGGGAAGCCAATCCCATGCTCGGCCATCGAGGATGCAGGCTGGGCATCGCCTACCCCGAGATCACGGAGATGCAGGCTCGAGCCATCTTCGAAGCCGCGAGCGACTGCCGGAAACGCGGCATCAAGGCCATTCCCGAGATCATGATCCCCCTGGTCGGGCACATCAACGAGCTGCGTCTGCAGGCCGACGTCGTCCGCCGGACGGCCCGGGAAGTGCAGGATGAGACCGGCGTGGAGGTGGACTACCAGATCGGTACCATGATCGAACTGCCGCGGGCGGCGCTGACGGCCCACGAAATTGCGGAGGAGGCGGAGTTCTTCTCCTTCGGGACGAACGATCTGACGCAGACGACATTCGGTCTCTCCCGCGACGACGCGAAATTCATCCCGGACTATCTGCACGCCGAGATCTGGCCGGAAGATCCTTTCGTCAGCATCGACGGCAGCGGCGTCGGCGAACTGGTGAGAATCGGCGTCGAGCGGGGCCGGACCACGCGGGACGGCATGAAGGTGGGCATCTGCGGCGAACACGGCGGAGATCCCGCTTCAGTCGAATTCTGCCACGGTGTGGACCTGGACTACGTCAGCTGCTCCCCGTACCGTGTGCCCATCGCCTGCCTGGCCGCGGCCCGGGCGGCGCTGTCCGACTAG